A single window of Methanomassiliicoccales archaeon DNA harbors:
- a CDS encoding VIT1/CCC1 transporter family protein, with the protein MPETRPALRRYFVNTIFDTTFVILGVIIGSALSPHPNIDVVKTTIITSAVALAISTGSSVYEAESLEQSRRLDEISRAMLSSVDETDLGRTSRASIILISLVNSLAPLLAGGVTLVPFLVLPASDIVYAAELSITLAISMLFITGYFMGRIANKNPWIKGTRMAVIGLIAFGICYLIGATV; encoded by the coding sequence ATATTCGATACGACATTCGTCATCCTCGGCGTCATCATCGGTTCTGCTCTTTCGCCCCACCCGAACATCGACGTGGTCAAGACCACCATAATTACCAGCGCAGTGGCTCTGGCAATCTCCACCGGCTCCAGCGTCTACGAGGCGGAGAGCCTGGAACAGAGCCGGCGTTTGGACGAGATCAGCCGGGCCATGCTGTCCTCAGTGGACGAGACCGATCTGGGCAGGACCTCCCGGGCCAGCATTATCCTGATATCGCTTGTCAATTCCCTTGCCCCGCTGCTCGCCGGGGGAGTGACACTGGTACCTTTCCTGGTCCTCCCAGCTTCTGACATCGTCTACGCGGCCGAGCTGTCGATAACGCTGGCAATATCGATGCTGTTCATCACCGGCTACTTCATGGGACGCATCGCTAACAAGAACCCTTGGATAAAAGGTACCCGGATGGCGGTCATCGGGCTGATCGCCTTCGGGATCTGCTATCTCATCGGCGCCACGGTCTGA
- the hypE gene encoding hydrogenase expression/formation protein HypE — MKRVTMGHGAGGEMMQELIGEHIAPFLPKCNATVPLESYDDSAVVDDVVFTTDGHTVKPLFFPGGDIGALSVCGTVNDIAVMGGRPLALSSAMILEEGLELETLEKVTKSIGHYSKMANVPVVTGDTKVMEKGAIDKMVIVTSAIGKRSPHMDHNLTVASKYRKVDSCWLTDNNLREGDVVIASGFMGDHGIALLSFREGYGFESKLQSDCAPLNGFIEEILKIGGAVCMKDPTRGGLANTVNEWSSKSKIGIELEESSIPLSEAVQNASEMLGLDPLTIGNEGKVVVGCVPEMAEEILAKMRSLPEGRNAAIIGKATKSTKHVVLRTEIGGKRILEPPVGDPVPRIC; from the coding sequence ATGAAGCGGGTGACGATGGGCCACGGTGCGGGTGGCGAGATGATGCAAGAGCTTATCGGCGAGCACATTGCGCCCTTTTTGCCCAAATGCAATGCAACGGTACCCTTGGAATCGTATGATGATTCCGCCGTCGTGGACGATGTGGTGTTCACCACCGATGGCCACACCGTGAAGCCTTTGTTCTTCCCTGGCGGAGATATCGGTGCGCTTTCCGTCTGTGGGACGGTGAACGACATCGCGGTCATGGGAGGCCGACCACTAGCATTATCCAGTGCCATGATCCTTGAGGAGGGATTGGAGCTCGAGACCTTGGAGAAGGTCACCAAGAGCATCGGCCATTATTCGAAGATGGCCAATGTCCCGGTGGTCACCGGGGACACCAAGGTCATGGAGAAAGGTGCTATTGACAAGATGGTCATCGTCACGTCCGCTATCGGCAAGAGGTCGCCTCATATGGACCATAATCTTACGGTGGCGTCCAAATACCGCAAGGTGGACTCCTGCTGGCTGACCGACAACAACCTGCGCGAGGGAGATGTGGTGATCGCCTCCGGTTTCATGGGCGACCATGGCATTGCCCTGCTCTCCTTCCGCGAAGGCTACGGGTTCGAATCCAAGCTGCAGAGCGATTGCGCCCCGCTGAACGGTTTCATCGAAGAGATCCTCAAGATCGGAGGAGCGGTGTGCATGAAGGACCCGACCCGAGGGGGCTTGGCCAACACCGTCAATGAATGGTCGTCGAAATCAAAGATAGGGATCGAGCTCGAGGAGAGCTCCATCCCATTGTCCGAAGCAGTGCAGAACGCCAGCGAGATGCTGGGACTGGACCCGCTGACCATAGGGAACGAGGGCAAGGTCGTGGTCGGGTGCGTACCAGAAATGGCGGAAGAGATCCTGGCCAAGATGAGAAGCCTTCCCGAGGGGAGGAACGCGGCCATTATCGGCAAGGCCACGAAGAGCACCAAGCACGTTGTCCTTAGGACCGAGATCGGCGGAAAGAGGATACTGGAACCGCCAGTGGGCGATCCCGTTCCCCGTATATGCTAG